CTTGAAGCCACGGGCCCGTCCCACCCCGACATGGACCTCGATGCCCGAACGGACGTTAGATTTCGAGTTCTAGGCGTTCTGCGATGAAGGTTGGATCCCAGCCGGGATTGAAAGTGTCGACGTGGGTGAATCCGAGCCGCTCGTATAGGCCACGCAGGTTCGGGTGGCAGTCGAGCCGCAGCTTGGCGCACCCCTGCGTTCGCGCGGCATGGCGGCAAGCCTCGATCAGCGCGGAGCTGACACCCCGGCCCGCATGTGTCCGTCGCACCGCGAGCTTGTGCAGATATGCGGCCTCCCCCTTGAGGGCGTCGGGCCAAAACTCGGGATCCTCGGCCGACAAGGTGCAACAGCCGACGATGCCGTCGCTGCAACTCGCGACTAGGAGCTCGGATCTCAGGACGAAGGTCTCCGCGAATGTCCGGTCGATCCGCGCGACGTCCCAGGCGGGCGTTCCCTTGGCGGACATCCACGCCGCAGCGTCGTGCATCAGCCGCACAACCTCGTCGATATCACCCGAGCAGGCGACCCGAACGTTCGGAGGCTCCTCGCTGTCCATTCGCTCCCCTGGCGCGGTATGAACCGCCGCCTCATAGTGCAGTTTGATCCTGACGAGCCCAGCATGTCTGCGCCCACCTTCGCGGAACCTGACCAGGTCCGCTAGCGGGCGGCCGGAAGGTGAATGCTAGGCATGATCTAACCCTCGGTCTCTGGCGTCGCGACTGCGAAATTTCGCGAGGGTTTCCGAGAAGGTGATTGCGCTTCGCAGATCTCCAGGCGCGTGGGTGCGGACGTAGTCAGCGCCATTGCCGATCGCGTGAAGTTCCGCCGCAAGGCTCGCTGGACCCAGATCCTTTACAGGAAGGCCAACGGTGGCGCCCAAGAAGGATTTCCGCGACACCGAGACCAATAGCGGAAGCCCCAACGCCGACTTCAGCTTTTGAAGGTTCGACAGCACGTGCAGCGATGTTTCCGGTGCGGGGCTCAAGAAAAATCCCATCCCCGGATCGAGGATGAGCCGGTCGGCAGCGACCCCGCTCCGTCGCAAGGCGGAAACCCGCGCCTCGAAGAACCGCACAATCTCGTCGAGCGCGTCTTCGGGTCGAAGGTGACCGGTGCGGGTGGCGATGCCATCCCGCTGCGCTGAGTGCATAACCACCAGCCTGCAGTCCGCCTCAGCAATATCGGGATAGAGCGCAGGGTCAGGAAATCCTTGGATATCGTTCAGGTAGCCCACGCCGCGCTTGAGCGCATAGCGCTGGGTTTCCGGTTGGAAGCTGTCGATTGAAACACGGTGCATCTGATCGGACAGGGCGTCTAAGAGCGGCGCAATACGTCTGATCTCATCGGCCGGCGATACAGGCCTCGCGTCCGGATGGCTGGCGGCCGGTCCGACATCCACGACGTCTGATCCGACTCGCAGCATTTCGATCGCCGCGGTGACAGCGCCGGCGGGGTCTAGCCGCCGGCTCTCATCGAAGAAGGAGTCCTCGGTGAGATTCAGAATGCCGAACACCGTCACCATGGCGTCGGCCTCCGCAGCGACTTCCACGATGGGGATCGGGCGAGCAAAAGCATGGGCTTGGTCATGATGCGGTCCTTCGAGTCGAAAAGCCCGGCAACCGATAATGGCTTCCGGGCAACCTTATATGAAGAAATGTCGCATGAACGGCCGACTATGGCAAACATAAACGCCAATTTGGTAGCAAAAAGCCCGCGCGAGAGTAGCGTCGCAACTGTTTGAGATTCATGATGAAAGGCGTCGCGTTAATGAAGACTCACCGTGGCGCAGCGGCAACGCATCCAACACCCAGCGACGAACAGGCGACCGCCGTCAGGGCGTCAGGTAACGGATCACTGGATCGGCATAGGCGAACGGTGATCGGCCATAGCGCCGGTCCGCAAACGCCCAGGACTTCCAGACCCGGGCGTCGGCGCAGTGGCCCACAAACAGCCACGGCCACCCGCGCATCGCCCGGGCGGTGAGGCCTGATAGTCGATGTCGATCAGCGGCCGAAGCGGTCTCGATCTGCTTGGCGGCGTAGGGCGCGGGATCACCGCCCCAACTGCGCGCGACCTCGTCGCGCAGACCCTGCGACCGCTCGCCGCCGCTGAGCACGGTCATCACCTGACGAACCAGGCCGAAATAGGCCAGCGGGTGAATGGCCTCCAAGTCGGTCCGCGGGACGACGTCGGGCGCGAGCATTTCGCTGAGCCGAAACTCGAACTGTAGCGCCTGGCTCTCGGCCGCCATCACCGGGTGGTCGCGCCGATCGGCGGTGCAGATGTGGCACCAGGGATCGGCGCCCCGATGAGGGACCGCGGGCGCGCCGCAGTCATGGCAGCTGTCGGCCAGCACCAAGCCGTGGCGAGGACAGGTGCTGGCGATCGCCAGGCGCCAGCGACGCCGATAGTAGGGCTCGGCGTCCTCGGTCAGGCAGAGGGGGCACCACTGCTGGCCCGGCCGCCGGCGGGTGCGGTGATGAATGCCCACGGGCAGCAGCCACTGGGTCGCCCCCGTGACCCGGACCTCTTCGAACAACGTGCCGACCCAGGGCCGGAAGGTCGTCAACTCCGCGACCTGCGCATCGACCCCGGTATGCGCGACCAGCCCCTCCATGAGCCGAGGCGGCGCCAGCCCGTCGATGTCGCGATTCCAGATCTGCAGCCCGGGCCAGACGGCGTGACAAAAGCTATGCAGCTTGGCGGAGTTGCCGAGCGCGATCCGCCGCAGCCAACTAGAGAGCAGTTCGTCGGCCTGCGGGCGGGGACGCCAAGGCCACAGACGCAGGTCCGACATCTCAGAGCGGCGGCAGCGAGGCGGCTCTGAGGAGGACGTCCTCCCGCTGCCGCCGAACCGATGGCCTCACATGGTTCAGCGAGCGCAGCAGCGGAAGATCAATGCGCTCTTTCTCTGAGCGGATGGCCATCAGGGCGGCGCGGCGCACCAGATAGGCGATCTCGCGCGTGGTCCCCTCCGACTCGTTGATAATCCAGGTCGCGATCTTGTCATCGGAAAGCCCGGAAGCGTGGCGAAGCGGCAGACAGGTCTCCAGGCTGTTGAGCAGGCCATAGGTCTGTTCGTTATGACCCCAGACCTCGAGTCGATGCGGCTCGAACCGGCGCTCGATCTGCGGGTCCCACCGAAGCGTGCGCAGCGCGGCGATCGTGCCGCACCCGACGATGGTGATGCCGAGGTCATTGCCGAGCAGCTTGATTGTCGCCAGCGCCTCTTCGCGTTGTTTGCGATTGCCCTTCTCGATGTGATGCAATTCGTCGATGACCAGGATCTTGACCCCGCTGGTTCGGAGCAGTCTGAGGACGTCAGGATAAAGGGTGTCGGTGCTCGCGCTCTTGCCGTAGGGCGCGTTGAGTTGCCCAAGGATCCGCACCAGCAGCCCTCGGGCAGAACCGGTCGGCCCCATGCTCACGACCAGCACCGGGACGTTGGCCTTGGACGCCCTCGGATCGTCCGGGAGGTTCTGCAACTTGGCGAAGCGCTTGACGATTTGGCTTTTGCCGATGCCCGACGGCCCCCAGATCAGGATGTGGCTGTCGCCTTCGGTCGGATAATCCTCCAGCGCCTCCTGAAGCCGCTCGGTGATCGCATCGGCGGCGGCGTAGCGGATGAAGACTTTCTGCCGGATCAGGTTGAGCCGCTGGGCGGTGTTGTCCGCCTCAAGCGCCTCGCGGGCGGCCTTGGTGAGGCGGCGGTCCTGCGAGATGAGGATCATTCGTCGATCTCATAAAAGATGTCGCGACGAACCGGAGCCTGCGGCGCTGGCGGTGCGTCTTCGGAGATGGGCGCATGCGGCGTGAGTTCGGCGGTGACTTGTTCGCCGACCCGCCGACGCTCCTGCTTCAAGCGACTCCTGTGTCGCTTCTTCGCGTTCTGTGCGTCCTGCTCCAGCAGGCGTTGGCGCTCCATTGACGCCATGATGGTCGCCATGTCCGGCTTGTCGCCGATTTGGGCGACCAACCGCTTGCGGGTCTCGTTGAACTCCCACACCGACACGTTGGGAAGGGTAATCTGCTCGCAGCGCAGCTCGCAATAGGTCCCCTCGATTGGGTGGAGGAAGTAGATGCGTGAGGCGTCGTAGGGGTTTCGGCGGACGACGAACTTGCGTTGCTCTCCAGCGTCCAGGAACGGCCGCAACACCTCGTCCCAGTATTCGATATTGTCCCAGCGCATGCCGTAGCGCTCGATCGTCCGGTCTTCGATGTCGGCGAAGTCGAGATAGAGCTTCTGCTTGTCAGCGATGATCGGCGGGAGGCCGGCGCCTGCACGCTTCTCGGTGCCATAGATGCCGCGCTCCCAGGCCAGATCCGGGCGCTGCTTGGTCGTGCTGTGCGGCCGGACGTGATACTGGCCGCAGATGAACTCGAGCATCCAGACCTCTAGCTCATCGAGGGTCATCTCGGCCGCCTCGTTCGGATTGCGGGTCTTGACCTTGTCGAAGCCGCGATCACGGGCGGTTGCTGCGGGGAGCAGCCGCATCTGGTCCATCGCCGTGCCCATGAAGCGTTCAATGATGCCGCCGAAATGGACCAGCCCTGGCGGGCGATGCTCGGGCGGCGCGATGCCGTATTCCCTGCACCCATAGAACAGGGCGCGTGACCAAAACTCAGCTGCGTTGTCGAGATAGACGCTATTGGGCGTGCCATACATCGGCCATGGGAGTGGAACGCCGACGCGCTCCAGCCACTCATCCTTGGGCGTCATCACCCGCGTCATGCACTGAGCGACGGTCGAGGCGTTTGGATATTCCCAGGTCAGCACGAACGCGAGGACGGCTCGGGTGCATTCGTCGAGCGCGATAGTGATCCAGGGACGGCCGACATGCTCACGGTCGAAAGCGCTCGCGCAGACCACGTCGACGAGCGTGTGGTCGATCTGGATACGCTCAAGTGGAAACGTCGTTTCGGGCGTCTTGCCTCGGATATGCTCGTATCGCTCACGAGCCACCTTCTTTCCGTACTTCAGGCCGACGCGCTCACGCGCCGGAACGCCGGCGAAGCGGCTTCGCAACGTGTTGTGCGAGGGCGGTATCAAGCCCCGCCGCACGCAGCGGTTTCGAATCTCGGCGAATGCGTGATGGTTCTTGGCCTCCTTGCGATGACGGCTGAACTCCAGCCGCACCTCGGTGATGACTTCCTCGACGCGGAGGTCGAGCCGCAGCCGCCCCCGCCCGCCGCTCCGCCCGCGCGGCAACAGGCAGGTCAGCGCGCCGGTATTTCGGAGGCTTTTGCGGTAGCGGTTAAATTGCCGCTTGCTGGCTCCGAACTCGGCGGCGGCAGCCTCCACGGTCGCGCTGTCGAAACGACCGCCGGCTTCCAGGCGCGCGATGATGTCGCGCCGGCGCTCGGCTTCGGCGACCTGCGCCTCATCCATCGTCGAAATGTCGAGCGGCGCCCCTGGCCCGGGTAGTGCGCGCTTCGCCTCATAGTCGCTTCTGCGATCCAACAACGGCAACCCACGTCTGAGGTCCAATCGGCTGACCGCGGTCGAGGGAGAGTTGGCCTCGCGCGACCATACGGTAGAGCACGGGCAGTAGAGCTTGAGGATTAAGACCTCGTTGTTGCGCCAGCGCGAGAATCTCGCTGATGCGGTAGCTGTCACGTTGTTGCAGGAACGCGACGCAATCCTGCTCGAATTGCACATCGAAAGGCTTGTCGAGGTGGCCTGACAACAACCGGGTGCTGGACAACCATTCGCCGCTCATCATCCGGTCGGTCACCACTCGGAAGATCGTGCCTTCTTGCCCCGCCGCCCACGTTCGCGCGGCGGCATAGGGCGCGCGCATCAGCCTGCGGGAGCGCCAAAGATCGCGATGGGTCTTCACCTCAACGACCGCCCTTCGCCAGGAGAGCCCAGCATCGGCTGCGACCTCCACCACGAAATCAGGCGTGTATCGACGAGCGGCTCCGCGCTTCACATCCTGGAAATCAATCACCAGGCGTTGGGCGTGAACGGCGGTGACGCGATGGCTCGTCCTGCAAAACATCAGGAAGTCGCGCTCGATCGACGACTCGAAGGGTACTAGCGGGCCTCGAGGTGGAACTGAGATTGAGCCGCGGACGGCGCTCAGGGGTCGAGGCGCGAGCTGCTCGTCGGTCCACCTGGACGCCACTTCAGAAACCAGGGACGTCAACTGTCGCCGATTGCGAACTGGGGACGTCTTCTGTGGGTACGGGGTCATCTTCTTTTGCCTATTTCGAGCGCCGAAGAGCCCCGGAGGGACATCATCTTTTGCGCGTTCACAGCCGCGCCGCCCGTCGGCCCCCTGCGCTGGCGGCCGCCGCAGCCGACGGCGGGCTGGACGGGTGTGCGCGATGCGACGGCCGTCGGCCCCGTTTGTCCGCAGGAGATTCGCCTGGTGTCGGCCGACACACCGCAGAGCGAGGATTGCCTGACGCTGAACGTCTACGCGCCGGCCAATGCGTCGGCCGGCAGTCTGCCGGTCATGGTGTGGATCCACGGCGGCAGCTTTCGCTGGGGATCCGGTTCGCTGCCCGCCTACGACGGCGTGACATTCGCCCACCAGGGCGTGGTGCTGGTGACCATCAACTACCGGCTCGACCGGCTGGGCCGCTTCGGCCATCCGGCGCTGACCCGCGCGCAAGCCGGCGAAGGCCTCGCGAACTACGGGATCATGGACCAGATCGCCGCGCTCCAGTGGGTGCATGACAACATCGCGGGCTTCGGCGGCAACCCGGAGCGGGTCACGATCTTCGGCTACTCTGCAGGCGGCGTGTCGGTGAATTACCTGATGGTGGCACCATCAGCCCGCGGCCTGTTCCATGGCGCGATCTCCGAGAGCGGCGGCGTGGCCGCCGATGCCAGCCGGCACCTGGGAAGGGACTCGGGGCGTTTCAAGTCGCTGGAATCCGAGGGCCTCGGGTTCGCCGCCAGCTTCGGCATCGCGAATGACGACCAGGCGCCGGCAACGCTGCGTGCGCTGACCGTGGCCCAGATCCTGGCTTATCCACAGAAAGACTTCTCGATGAATCCGGTCGTGGATGGCAAGGTCATTCCCGACGATCTCGGGAAGATGTTCCGCGAAGGCCGCCAGCACCCGGTGCCCTACATCGCAGGCGCCAACAGCTGGGAAGCGAGCCTGATCCAGGGTTTCAACCTGCCGCTGGCTGCGATCATGCCCGGCGTCACGCCGGA
This genomic interval from Gammaproteobacteria bacterium contains the following:
- a CDS encoding GNAT family N-acetyltransferase, whose amino-acid sequence is MDSEEPPNVRVACSGDIDEVVRLMHDAAAWMSAKGTPAWDVARIDRTFAETFVLRSELLVASCSDGIVGCCTLSAEDPEFWPDALKGEAAYLHKLAVRRTHAGRGVSSALIEACRHAARTQGCAKLRLDCHPNLRGLYERLGFTHVDTFNPGWDPTFIAERLELEI
- the sul1 gene encoding sulfonamide-resistant dihydropteroate synthase Sul1; translation: MVTVFGILNLTEDSFFDESRRLDPAGAVTAAIEMLRVGSDVVDVGPAASHPDARPVSPADEIRRIAPLLDALSDQMHRVSIDSFQPETQRYALKRGVGYLNDIQGFPDPALYPDIAEADCRLVVMHSAQRDGIATRTGHLRPEDALDEIVRFFEARVSALRRSGVAADRLILDPGMGFFLSPAPETSLHVLSNLQKLKSALGLPLLVSVSRKSFLGATVGLPVKDLGPASLAAELHAIGNGADYVRTHAPGDLRSAITFSETLAKFRSRDARDRGLDHA
- a CDS encoding TniQ family protein, with translation MSDLRLWPWRPRPQADELLSSWLRRIALGNSAKLHSFCHAVWPGLQIWNRDIDGLAPPRLMEGLVAHTGVDAQVAELTTFRPWVGTLFEEVRVTGATQWLLPVGIHHRTRRRPGQQWCPLCLTEDAEPYYRRRWRLAIASTCPRHGLVLADSCHDCGAPAVPHRGADPWCHICTADRRDHPVMAAESQALQFEFRLSEMLAPDVVPRTDLEAIHPLAYFGLVRQVMTVLSGGERSQGLRDEVARSWGGDPAPYAAKQIETASAADRHRLSGLTARAMRGWPWLFVGHCADARVWKSWAFADRRYGRSPFAYADPVIRYLTP
- a CDS encoding TniB family NTP-binding protein produces the protein MILISQDRRLTKAAREALEADNTAQRLNLIRQKVFIRYAAADAITERLQEALEDYPTEGDSHILIWGPSGIGKSQIVKRFAKLQNLPDDPRASKANVPVLVVSMGPTGSARGLLVRILGQLNAPYGKSASTDTLYPDVLRLLRTSGVKILVIDELHHIEKGNRKQREEALATIKLLGNDLGITIVGCGTIAALRTLRWDPQIERRFEPHRLEVWGHNEQTYGLLNSLETCLPLRHASGLSDDKIATWIINESEGTTREIAYLVRRAALMAIRSEKERIDLPLLRSLNHVRPSVRRQREDVLLRAASLPPL
- a CDS encoding transposase, translated to MDRRSDYEAKRALPGPGAPLDISTMDEAQVAEAERRRDIIARLEAGGRFDSATVEAAAAEFGASKRQFNRYRKSLRNTGALTCLLPRGRSGGRGRLRLDLRVEEVITEVRLEFSRHRKEAKNHHAFAEIRNRCVRRGLIPPSHNTLRSRFAGVPARERVGLKYGKKVARERYEHIRGKTPETTFPLERIQIDHTLVDVVCASAFDREHVGRPWITIALDECTRAVLAFVLTWEYPNASTVAQCMTRVMTPKDEWLERVGVPLPWPMYGTPNSVYLDNAAEFWSRALFYGCREYGIAPPEHRPPGLVHFGGIIERFMGTAMDQMRLLPAATARDRGFDKVKTRNPNEAAEMTLDELEVWMLEFICGQYHVRPHSTTKQRPDLAWERGIYGTEKRAGAGLPPIIADKQKLYLDFADIEDRTIERYGMRWDNIEYWDEVLRPFLDAGEQRKFVVRRNPYDASRIYFLHPIEGTYCELRCEQITLPNVSVWEFNETRKRLVAQIGDKPDMATIMASMERQRLLEQDAQNAKKRHRSRLKQERRRVGEQVTAELTPHAPISEDAPPAPQAPVRRDIFYEIDE
- a CDS encoding carboxylesterase family protein: MPISSAEEPRRDIIFCAFTAAPPVGPLRWRPPQPTAGWTGVRDATAVGPVCPQEIRLVSADTPQSEDCLTLNVYAPANASAGSLPVMVWIHGGSFRWGSGSLPAYDGVTFAHQGVVLVTINYRLDRLGRFGHPALTRAQAGEGLANYGIMDQIAALQWVHDNIAGFGGNPERVTIFGYSAGGVSVNYLMVAPSARGLFHGAISESGGVAADASRHLGRDSGRFKSLESEGLGFAASFGIANDDQAPATLRALTVAQILAYPQKDFSMNPVVDGKVIPDDLGKMFREGRQHPVPYIAGANSWEASLIQGFNLPLAAIMPGVTPDEARKVYGPLDDKALKETYFGDMLFLAPAWTLAADMEAAETPAWLYYYSYVDDDQRGQVPGAAHGEEVSHLFRRSLRANRVLSPHDLEVSIPLRRYWINFARTGDPNGRDVPGWKPFTREHPHTMEFGDQPQLLPAIFPKRMAFQQEVIRRAIEAEAKARPASP